From Nitratidesulfovibrio vulgaris str. Hildenborough, a single genomic window includes:
- the rpsI gene encoding 30S ribosomal protein S9, producing MTKEFNYGTGRRKTATARTRLYPGTGVIEINGRPYEEFFPRKTLQMIIRQPLVLTKMLEKFDVKVNVAGGGISGQAEAVRHGISRALLELDAELRPVLKRAGFLTRDARKKERKKYGLRAARARYQYSKR from the coding sequence ATGACCAAAGAATTCAATTACGGCACCGGCCGTCGCAAGACCGCGACCGCCCGTACCCGTCTCTACCCCGGTACCGGCGTCATCGAGATCAATGGTCGCCCCTACGAAGAGTTCTTCCCCCGCAAGACCCTCCAGATGATCATCCGTCAGCCCCTCGTGCTCACCAAGATGCTCGAGAAGTTCGACGTGAAGGTCAATGTCGCGGGCGGCGGTATCAGCGGTCAGGCCGAGGCTGTGCGCCACGGCATCTCCCGCGCCCTGCTCGAACTCGACGCCGAACTGCGCCCCGTTCTCAAGCGTGCCGGGTTCCTCACCCGTGACGCTCGCAAGAAGGAGCGCAAGAAGTACGGTCTGCGCGCCGCACGCGCCCGCTACCAGTACTCCAAGCGTTAA
- the rplM gene encoding 50S ribosomal protein L13, with protein MKTFSPTPENINREWFVVDAEDKILGRLATQIAHRLRGKHKPEFAPHMDNGDFIVVVNCEKIKVTGKKLDQKKYYNHSGYVGGLRETSLEKLLASKPEEVLLKAVRGMLPRNRLGRAMLTKLKVYRGTEHPHAAQKPTPLELTY; from the coding sequence ATGAAAACTTTCAGCCCTACGCCCGAGAACATCAACCGCGAATGGTTTGTGGTTGACGCAGAAGACAAGATTCTCGGCCGTCTCGCCACCCAGATTGCACATCGCCTGCGTGGCAAGCACAAGCCTGAATTCGCTCCGCACATGGACAACGGCGACTTCATCGTCGTGGTCAACTGCGAAAAGATCAAGGTCACCGGCAAGAAGCTGGACCAGAAGAAATACTACAACCACTCCGGTTACGTGGGCGGGCTTCGTGAAACCAGCCTCGAGAAGCTGCTCGCCAGCAAGCCGGAAGAAGTACTGCTCAAGGCCGTGCGTGGCATGCTGCCCCGCAACCGCCTTGGTCGTGCCATGCTCACCAAGCTCAAGGTCTACCGTGGCACCGAGCATCCCCATGCCGCCCAGAAGCCCACGCCCCTTGAGCTGACGTACTAA